From a region of the Odoribacter splanchnicus DSM 20712 genome:
- the rlmB gene encoding 23S rRNA (guanosine(2251)-2'-O)-methyltransferase RlmB, translated as MAKYKQECIFGIRAVIEAIQQEKEIDKVMLKQGVRGELFQQLFSLIRERNIPFQYVPEDVFKPFADRNHQGVLAEISPVPYQDLTEVLDGVEAAGRVPFVLILDRVTDVRNFGAIVRSAECAGVDVVIIPNKNSAKISSDALKTSAGALYHVPVCRVLNLKRVVRELKFQRGIRVYAATEKAEKFYTGADLTLPTAIIMGSEDKGIDEELINIATDCIKIPQKGQIESLNVSAAAAVLLFEVVRQRG; from the coding sequence ATGGCAAAATATAAACAGGAATGTATATTCGGGATCCGGGCTGTGATTGAAGCGATTCAGCAGGAAAAGGAGATAGATAAGGTAATGTTGAAACAGGGCGTACGAGGCGAGTTGTTTCAGCAGTTGTTCAGTTTGATCCGGGAACGGAATATTCCTTTCCAGTATGTGCCGGAAGATGTTTTTAAGCCTTTCGCCGATCGGAATCATCAGGGGGTACTGGCTGAAATATCACCTGTTCCCTATCAGGATCTGACAGAAGTGTTGGATGGCGTCGAAGCGGCGGGACGGGTACCTTTTGTATTGATCCTGGACCGGGTAACCGATGTCCGTAATTTCGGAGCGATTGTCCGGAGTGCAGAATGTGCCGGAGTGGATGTGGTGATCATTCCCAATAAAAATTCGGCTAAAATTTCTTCAGATGCTTTGAAGACCTCTGCCGGTGCTTTATATCATGTGCCGGTGTGCCGGGTATTGAATTTAAAGAGAGTGGTCCGCGAATTGAAATTCCAACGGGGCATTCGGGTATATGCTGCTACCGAGAAAGCAGAAAAGTTTTATACTGGTGCAGACCTGACTTTGCCTACAGCAATTATTATGGGATCGGAAGATAAGGGGATCGATGAGGAGTTGATCAATATTGCGACCGATTGTATTAAAATCCCACAAAAAGGTCAGATCGAATCCCTGAATGTTTCCGCTGCAGCAGCAGTGTTGCTTTTTGAAGTGGTACGTCAGAGAGGATAG
- a CDS encoding DUF3332 domain-containing protein has translation MKKFVTRAIIIALIGSTGILSGCYGPFRLTTKLHQWNGNVSNKKFVNELVFLGLCILPAYGLCTLGDVLIFNSIEFWGGQNPITMKDGQIDESEFMHEGKMYKVIKSKNNMTVALKDTDVKVDFRYFPEESTWYQMNGNEKVQVVKLKGKKVYTYLPNDKVLVFDENSVNTVESEVMAAR, from the coding sequence ATGAAAAAATTTGTAACAAGAGCAATCATTATTGCTTTAATCGGTTCTACAGGAATTCTATCGGGTTGTTATGGACCTTTCCGTCTGACCACAAAATTACATCAGTGGAACGGTAATGTTTCTAACAAGAAATTCGTCAATGAATTGGTATTCTTGGGATTATGTATCTTACCTGCTTATGGATTGTGTACTTTGGGGGATGTATTGATTTTCAACTCTATTGAATTCTGGGGTGGCCAGAACCCGATCACCATGAAAGACGGTCAGATCGACGAGTCTGAATTCATGCACGAAGGCAAAATGTACAAAGTGATCAAATCAAAAAATAATATGACAGTTGCTTTGAAAGATACCGATGTGAAAGTGGATTTCCGATATTTCCCGGAAGAAAGTACCTGGTACCAGATGAACGGAAACGAAAAAGTTCAGGTAGTGAAATTGAAAGGTAAAAAAGTATATACCTATCTTCCGAACGACAAAGTACTGGTATTCGATGAAAATTCCGTGAATACAGTCGAATCAGAAGTCATGGCAGCTCGTTAA
- the abc-f gene encoding ribosomal protection-like ABC-F family protein codes for MISVNNVSVVFGGFYLLDSVSFLINKKDRIGLTGRNGAGKSTTLKMLAGLQMPSEGNISMASDIKIGYLPQTKVYTDGNTVRKEAEKAFADLFALKDEVERLNLELAGREDYESEAYMKLLDKIHEKTELLAIRGENNIDREVEVVLKGLGFKPEDLDRNCEEFSGGWRMRIELAKILLARPDIFLLDEPTNHLDIESISWLESFLQTYSGAVVLVSHDRAFLDNVTTRTLEISLGKVYDYKVAYSQFEQLHKERIEQQMRAYQNQQKQIKDTEDFIERFRYKATKSVQVQSRIKQLEKLERIEVEEEDMARITVRFQPAVRSGEIVLTGKELTKAYGDHVVLKGIQLDIKRGEKIAFVGKNGEGKSTLVKMIMNEIPFEGELKIGHHVNIGYFAQNQADLLDPEVSVLDTVDRVAEGEIRKKIRDILGAFLFSGEEVDKKVKVLSGGERTRLAMVRLLLEPYNLLILDEPTNHLDMRTKDILKEALRKFEGTVIVVSHDRDFLTGLADKVYEFANQHIKEYLGGITDFLAAKKIACFREYEQLHKPKGNGISNDEAEREVSENKLSFEERKQLNKEIRKAEQRVERAEQRVTELESEVAALEKQMAAGVVNDELLKKYGETQKELEEAMTEWEKATEEEEEVKSKR; via the coding sequence GCTTCGGATATAAAGATCGGATATTTACCCCAGACCAAAGTATATACGGATGGAAATACCGTCCGCAAAGAGGCTGAAAAGGCTTTTGCCGATTTGTTTGCCTTGAAGGATGAAGTGGAGCGATTGAATCTGGAGTTGGCTGGGAGGGAAGATTATGAGTCGGAAGCTTACATGAAACTTTTGGATAAGATTCATGAGAAAACGGAATTGTTGGCGATACGGGGGGAGAATAATATCGACCGTGAGGTAGAGGTTGTCTTGAAGGGCCTGGGGTTTAAACCGGAAGACCTCGACCGTAATTGTGAGGAATTTAGTGGGGGATGGCGTATGCGTATCGAATTGGCTAAAATATTATTGGCACGTCCTGATATTTTTTTACTCGATGAGCCGACCAATCATTTGGATATAGAATCTATTTCCTGGCTGGAATCTTTTTTGCAGACTTATTCCGGGGCTGTAGTCCTGGTGTCGCATGACCGTGCTTTTTTGGATAATGTGACCACCCGGACGCTTGAGATTTCTTTGGGGAAAGTGTATGATTATAAAGTGGCTTATTCTCAGTTCGAGCAATTGCATAAAGAACGGATCGAACAGCAGATGCGGGCTTATCAAAACCAGCAGAAGCAGATTAAGGATACAGAAGATTTTATAGAGCGTTTCCGGTATAAGGCGACAAAATCCGTTCAGGTGCAATCGCGGATCAAACAGTTGGAAAAATTGGAGCGGATAGAGGTCGAGGAAGAAGATATGGCCCGTATTACAGTGCGGTTCCAGCCGGCTGTCCGGTCGGGAGAAATTGTCCTGACGGGTAAGGAGTTGACGAAAGCTTATGGTGATCATGTGGTATTGAAAGGTATTCAGTTGGATATCAAGCGGGGAGAAAAAATAGCTTTTGTCGGTAAGAATGGAGAAGGTAAATCTACCCTGGTCAAGATGATCATGAACGAGATTCCTTTCGAGGGAGAATTGAAGATCGGACATCATGTCAATATCGGATATTTTGCTCAGAATCAGGCTGATTTGTTGGATCCTGAAGTTTCTGTCCTGGATACGGTCGATCGGGTAGCCGAAGGGGAGATCCGTAAGAAAATCCGGGATATTTTGGGAGCCTTTTTGTTTTCCGGAGAGGAGGTTGACAAAAAAGTAAAAGTATTGTCGGGAGGAGAACGTACTCGTTTGGCGATGGTACGTTTATTACTGGAGCCCTATAATCTTTTGATTCTCGATGAGCCGACGAATCACCTGGATATGCGGACAAAGGATATTTTGAAGGAAGCGCTCAGAAAGTTCGAAGGTACAGTGATTGTCGTATCTCATGACCGTGATTTCCTGACCGGTTTAGCGGATAAAGTATATGAGTTCGCTAACCAGCATATCAAGGAATATTTAGGAGGGATAACCGACTTTCTGGCAGCCAAGAAGATTGCTTGTTTCCGGGAATATGAACAATTGCATAAACCCAAAGGCAATGGAATTTCTAATGATGAAGCCGAGCGGGAAGTGAGTGAGAATAAACTGTCTTTTGAAGAAAGAAAACAGTTGAATAAGGAAATCCGTAAGGCTGAACAACGGGTAGAGAGGGCCGAACAACGGGTCACGGAACTGGAAAGTGAAGTGGCTGCTTTAGAAAAACAGATGGCTGCGGGAGTGGTGAACGATGAGTTGTTGAAAAAATACGGAGAGACACAAAAAGAACTGGAAGAAGCGATGACAGAATGGGAGAAAGCGACGGAGGAAGAGGAAGAGGTGAAAAGTAAAAGGTAA
- a CDS encoding DUF3440 domain-containing protein, giving the protein MEIICKNGTPTTRNPLNVYEQAQIRLEKIFGHFDNIYVSFSGGKDSGVLLQLCTDYIRKHCPGRKIGVFHLDYEIQYGETIRYVDEVLASNSDIFEVYRVCVPFKVSTCTSMFQKFWRPWDEEKKDCWVRSIPEGAYTRKDFPFFSRRMWDYDFQRNFARWLHRYKKAKRTCCLVGIRTQESLNRWRVLNGRDAYRFKGLKWVRRLDTGVYNAYPIYDWLTRDIWIANGKFNWAYNHLYDLYYQAGVPLEKQRVASPFISEARESLNLYRAIDPDMWGRMINRVNGINFTAIYSTTTAVGYRQKITLPEGYTWASYMQFLLGTLPENIRQNYLSKLKVSIKFWREKGGCLAESTIEKLRRAGVPITVGEKSNYRTNKRPVRMEYLDDIELSEFKELPTYKRFCLCILKNDHICKYMGFSASKVEQERREQIMKKYYKLFCNERVSKPGI; this is encoded by the coding sequence ATGGAAATTATATGCAAAAATGGAACACCGACAACAAGAAACCCTCTGAATGTATATGAACAGGCACAAATACGATTAGAAAAAATATTCGGACATTTCGATAATATATATGTGTCTTTCTCAGGTGGTAAGGATAGTGGTGTATTATTACAATTATGTACCGATTATATCCGGAAACATTGTCCGGGGCGTAAAATCGGTGTTTTTCATTTAGATTATGAAATACAATACGGAGAAACGATTCGTTATGTAGATGAAGTTTTGGCGTCGAATAGCGATATTTTCGAAGTATATCGGGTATGTGTACCTTTCAAGGTATCGACCTGTACTTCCATGTTTCAAAAGTTTTGGCGTCCCTGGGATGAAGAAAAGAAAGATTGTTGGGTGAGATCCATACCTGAGGGGGCTTATACACGTAAGGATTTTCCTTTTTTTTCCAGACGGATGTGGGACTATGATTTTCAGCGTAATTTTGCCCGTTGGTTACATCGGTACAAAAAAGCCAAACGGACTTGTTGCCTGGTGGGAATCCGAACCCAGGAAAGTCTGAATCGCTGGCGTGTCCTGAATGGGAGAGACGCTTATCGTTTCAAAGGATTGAAATGGGTGAGAAGGTTGGATACCGGTGTTTACAATGCTTATCCGATATACGATTGGTTGACGAGGGATATATGGATTGCCAATGGAAAATTTAATTGGGCTTATAACCATCTTTACGATCTTTATTATCAGGCAGGAGTGCCTTTGGAAAAGCAAAGGGTAGCCAGTCCATTCATATCGGAAGCCCGGGAAAGCCTGAATCTATACCGGGCTATTGATCCTGATATGTGGGGACGTATGATCAATCGGGTGAATGGAATCAATTTTACTGCGATTTACAGTACCACTACGGCAGTCGGATACCGACAAAAAATTACTTTGCCGGAAGGGTATACCTGGGCCAGCTATATGCAATTTTTATTGGGTACACTTCCTGAAAATATACGACAGAATTACTTGAGCAAATTGAAGGTCAGTATAAAATTCTGGAGAGAAAAAGGAGGGTGTCTGGCCGAGTCTACGATCGAGAAATTACGGCGTGCCGGGGTGCCGATTACAGTAGGAGAAAAAAGCAATTACAGGACGAACAAAAGGCCTGTACGAATGGAATATCTGGATGATATCGAGCTATCCGAATTTAAAGAATTGCCGACGTATAAAAGATTCTGTCTTTGTATTTTAAAGAATGACCATATTTGTAAATACATGGGTTTTTCTGCCTCGAAAGTAGAGCAGGAAAGGCGTGAGCAAATCATGAAGAAATATTATAAGTTATTTTGTAATGAAAGAGTATCAAAGCCCGGTATATAA
- a CDS encoding YeiH family protein: MLHGILLIALFSCAAFYISDLSFVKSLSFSPLIVGIILGMLYANSLRNRLPETWVPGILFCSKQILRLGIILYGFKLTFQDVMAVGLPAILIDIIVVTVTICGGVLIGKWMKMEKEITLLTSVGSAICGAAAILGAESTIKSKPYQTAVAISTVVIFGTISMFLYPVLYRNGIVDLTPDQMGIYTGSTLHEVAHVVGAGNAMGKEISDVGIIVKMIRVIMLVPALLVIGYFVARASVQKINQHQPAEGGKSKITIPWFALGFLAVIGFNSFDLLPQPAISFINDFDTFLLTMAMTALGAETSIEKFKKAGVKPFLLASFLYIWLLAGGYLLVRYITPYFV, from the coding sequence ATGCTTCATGGAATTTTGTTAATAGCCTTGTTTTCCTGTGCAGCCTTTTACATCAGCGATTTGTCTTTTGTAAAAAGTCTATCTTTCAGTCCTTTGATTGTAGGTATCATTTTAGGTATGCTGTATGCCAACAGTCTGCGGAATCGTTTACCGGAAACCTGGGTACCCGGTATCCTGTTCTGTTCGAAGCAAATTCTGCGATTAGGTATCATATTGTATGGTTTCAAATTGACTTTCCAGGACGTGATGGCAGTCGGCTTACCCGCCATCCTGATCGATATCATCGTCGTAACGGTGACCATTTGTGGCGGTGTACTGATCGGGAAATGGATGAAAATGGAAAAAGAGATTACTTTACTCACTTCGGTCGGTAGTGCTATCTGCGGAGCCGCTGCTATCTTAGGAGCCGAATCGACCATTAAAAGCAAACCTTACCAAACCGCTGTCGCCATTTCAACCGTGGTGATTTTCGGTACGATTTCCATGTTTTTGTATCCGGTACTTTACCGGAATGGGATTGTCGACCTGACACCGGATCAGATGGGGATCTATACCGGTTCGACTCTACACGAAGTGGCGCACGTCGTAGGTGCAGGAAATGCCATGGGTAAAGAGATTTCCGATGTCGGCATTATCGTTAAGATGATCCGTGTTATTATGCTGGTACCTGCTTTATTAGTGATCGGCTATTTCGTTGCCAGAGCCAGTGTACAAAAAATAAATCAGCACCAACCGGCCGAAGGCGGAAAATCGAAAATAACGATTCCCTGGTTTGCCTTAGGTTTTTTAGCAGTCATCGGTTTCAATTCATTCGATCTGCTACCTCAACCGGCAATCAGCTTTATCAACGATTTCGACACATTTCTATTGACCATGGCCATGACTGCCCTCGGTGCCGAAACCAGTATCGAAAAATTTAAAAAAGCAGGTGTCAAACCATTCCTATTAGCCTCTTTTTTATACATTTGGTTATTGGCAGGCGGCTATTTGCTGGTTCGTTATATCACCCCCTATTTCGTGTAA
- a CDS encoding IbrB-like domain-containing protein codes for MKEYQSPVYKIIAVPVEKVVANNYNPNVVAPPEMKLLELSIWEDGYTMPCVCYYLPDKDQYELVDGYHRYLVLKKSARIYEREKGLLPVAVIEKDISNRMVSTIRHNRARGTHNVELMSHIVAELTKAGMSDQWILKNIGMDKDELLRLKQVSGLAELFANKDFSISDEL; via the coding sequence ATGAAAGAGTATCAAAGCCCGGTATATAAGATCATCGCAGTACCTGTAGAAAAGGTGGTCGCCAATAATTATAATCCCAATGTTGTCGCACCTCCTGAAATGAAACTATTGGAATTATCCATTTGGGAGGATGGCTATACTATGCCCTGTGTATGTTATTATCTTCCCGATAAAGACCAGTATGAACTGGTCGACGGTTATCACCGTTACCTGGTTTTAAAAAAATCTGCCCGGATATATGAACGGGAGAAAGGATTGTTGCCCGTCGCCGTCATTGAAAAAGATATCTCGAACCGGATGGTATCTACGATCCGGCATAACCGGGCCCGAGGAACTCATAATGTAGAGTTGATGAGCCATATTGTTGCCGAATTAACTAAAGCCGGTATGTCGGATCAATGGATATTGAAGAATATCGGTATGGATAAAGATGAACTATTGCGTTTGAAACAGGTGTCCGGCTTGGCTGAACTGTTTGCAAATAAAGATTTCAGTATTTCCGATGAATTGTAA